From Aegilops tauschii subsp. strangulata cultivar AL8/78 chromosome 5, Aet v6.0, whole genome shotgun sequence:
CTAATGGCAGTTTTTTTATGATGGGCAATGTGCCATGCAGTATAACTGATGTAATCTTCAAAGATTGTAATCCGGGTAAAAGTAATATATAAAGCTCtctttttccctcaaaaaaaaaatgcAAGGAATACAAGAATCAAAGAAATAAACCGAAACCCAAATGGGGTGTCCAGAACGGGCGCACGGCGCACTCCACGCATTTTGTTGACATTTTGACGGGTTGAGCATCAGATATGCATCACCCAATTTTCCCTGAGAATCCTATTTGCCGCTCGCATCGACAAATAACGAGAGCTATGCCTTTGTCCCAACTCCAAAGTGGGTGGCCGGGCCCAATAAGATCAGGACCATCTTCCGATTCATTTTCACATTTTTGCTGATGCCTTTTAGTTTCTCTcttgtgtttttgtttttttctgcttgttttgttttgtgtATGGGGAAAATACGTAACCACTTGCAATTTTTGTGTGTGGAAAAGGCCTAAGGCCATTTATTTAGTATCACATGTCTTTCCATACACCCTTACAGAAAAAAAAACACATCCAAATTCTTAGGAGTGTCGAATTATTAATACCCATGCATCCGTTGGTGACCTTCTCTTGATGGAGCGAACTTGTTTAAACCCGGAAGCTTGTAGAAGCAGCAGCCATGAAGTCGTCAATGTAGACCAGAAGACCCCGATGGCCATGATCTGCGTAGCAAATCACCGCCACCAGAAGAAAACACCAAAAAGAGCCTGCAAATCATCTGAAGAAACATATATTCTAACACACATGAAGAACTATTTTCAAATGCATGATTTTTTTAAATATGAATTTTTTGTACAAGGTTAAAAAATATGATATATACTTTTAATATATGAAGATTTATTTCTAGGTACATAACATTTTATTTTTCATAGACAAAATATCTCCATGTTAAACCGTTTATTTTAACAATACATTTAAATTTTATTAAATAATAAAATCCGGTGGCCAAGGAGGAGGTCCCTGATGCGTAGTGCAGAGAGGGTGGCGAGCGTAGAGCGGTAGAGGCTTTAGCAAAGGCGGCGAGTCGAGGTCCAAGTCGAGCGGCATGGGCAGTCACCAGTTGGGTGATTGGTCCACATCTTTGATGTCCGAAACAGTACGAGGTTGATTGGCTTGTGATTTCCAATACATTTAAAATTTTCTAGCTAAATACCCGTGCGATGCAAAGGTGGCAACTTTATTCTAGTGGTTCAACATAGGACAATTTTGATTGGATTGATGCGATTGAGATTGTGTACGTACAACTATGTGAGTTGATTTTATTGTTTGCTTGCAAGAATTTCTTGCTATTGGCGATTTATTTGATTTGTGCTGATTGCTTTGCAAAGGTTTGTTCACAAAAATAAGGAGGTGTGGGTCAGTttcagaaaaataaataaagggGGTTATCACATGGTTTAAAATAAAATCGGTGGGAAGGGGCATATCTCGATGAGAGAGGTGGAAGCGATGGAAGCAAAGCCAATAAACTTCCCTTTGATATCAGAGATTAAATAAGAAAATTAGGTGGCCAAGGAGGAGGTCGCCGATGTGCGTGCGGAGAGGGTGATGAGCATAGAGGCTTTGGCAGAGGCGGCAAAGTCAAGGTAGAAGGTGAGTGGCATGGGCAGTCACCAGGTGGGCAATCAGTCCACATTGTCGACGTCCAGAAAACTACGAGGTTTTTTGGCTTGTGACTAAGTTGCCTTAGGTTGCGGCACCTATAGTTAGATAGGTTTGACCAACTTAGGGAGTGTTTGGTTCAAGTCTCATCTTAAGCAAGATATTCTTTGCCACACTGAGGCTCAACTTGTAGTTTCCATTTTATTGACATAAGCTTAGACAAACTTAACAAAAAAATGTGGTAAAATATGGCATTGGCTGGCTTAGAACCACATGCAACATCTCGAAATTTTCCCTGTCCACCGCATGCGGTGTCCATGTTGTTGAGGGTACTTGTTGTGCTTTTAGTGTTGCCTCTGACGAAGACTTTGGTGGGACCGTTTGATTGCATACTATCTCCATACAGGTTTATTAGTCTCCCATCGTATTTTaggtcaaattttgatcatataTTTGACTAGCGAAATGTTAATGTCTGTCACAAAAAATTAGATTGTTGGATTCGTATTTAAATATAGTTTCTAGTGATATTATTTTTGCTACGTATAACTTATATTTTATTAGTTATTAAAATCATGGTCAAAATATGACTACAAATACGAGGCGACTAGTGAACAAGGACGGAGATAGTAATTCCTATCCTAATTCTACCAAGTGATCAGCTTGGTAAGCTATCAACAAAAAATGCAATCAAATTTCAAGTCTCAAAAGTTGAGGACCTCCCATTGGTGCAGTGTTGAGCAACATCAAGACTAAGGTGCCCAGCTCTACATCTTGTTCTTCTGATCGTGTCAATTTGGTCTTCTTTTTTCTCACACCACGTTAATCGGTCAGTTAAAGTAACGGGTATAGCACATGTTCTTGCTTGCTCGAGTCGACACTGAATGTGCATTAGCCCGTCAGAATGTAACGAGAATAAAAAACAAATTTTACAACTCATAGCACAATCCGTCGTAGTCTAGGTGGTTAGGATACTCGGCTCTCACCCGAGAGACCCGGGTTCAAGTCCCGGCGACGGAACTAATTTTTTTTATTCTAATATAATTTGACTTTTGATGATGTCCTATGTGCCTTTTGGGGACAAGGCGTATCACAGAGATCAGTTCATTCTCACTAAACCTGCAAGCACTCAGAAGATCAGAAGGTCCAGGGAAAATTCAGTTGATGTGAAACAAAGCTGGCCTGTTGACTGTACATGCTTCTCTGACTAACCCAACACTAACCCTGAAACTTTTGAAGAAAAACAATGGGCTGAAGCTTGTAACGAATATTTGTTTTGGCATGGTACAGGTAAATGAATTGCAGCGTCCTATTATACATGGAAAAACTGTGGGGGGGAATCTGACAACCATGCTACCCTGGCGTCACTTGCACATCCCTTCAGCAAAAATGGCCTACCAGCTCAGATGCAAAGACAAACGCATGGGTCAAACACAACTTATAGTtgataaaaataaataaacacaGCTTCCCTAAAAAACAGCTTAGGAAAGATAACCTTGGATTTCAACAGGACATGCCAAAGGTTTGACAGGAAATGTCGTTAGACTGAAGTAACAAACTGATAGTCACTACTCATTATTGTGATATGATGATCATACAAAATAAAACACTTCCAACCATAAATAGAACTCATGGTTGTTCTACCAGAACTAACCGGATTGACGTTGTTCCTAGCCATTAAGATGCTCCGTTCGCCGTCAAATTCCTTCCCATTAATGTCCTCCACCTGTCTTGAGCCTTTTTCCTTTCTACGTCCAGCGACAACGAGCCATCGACGACGAGGTTTGTGATTGCGAGGCAGGTCAGCCAATCAATCTCATATGGGCAGAGGAAGTACTTCTTGGTCACACTCGCACAGTCAATCTTCCTCATCGACCTATCACTGAGGCTGAATAGAAAGAAGCCATCTCCATCAACCCAGAGCACCACCGCACCACTCTTGCCCCGGAACATCTCCAAGCTGACCTTCCCCCTGATCCCTAACGTGACCACCCGCTGCGGCAAGGAACTTCTCATGTCAATCCTTTCAGATAGCACCCAGCTGCTGGTGTCACTGCCAAGCTCACTGTTGTGTTTCCAGAGTGACACCCGAAGGCCTTGCATGAAGAGCAACAGAAGCCCCCCGTCCGCTGAACTCCCCAACACTGGATCCTTGTTGCGCTTTGCTTCTGGTGGGAGCTCCAGGTATGAAAGCTCCATATTGCCAGTGTGTAGTGTGGCAACATGAGTGAGCGACAATTGTTTCCAGCTATCACAGAGCCAGCTGATGACACCATCATAAGCAGCTGCTGAGGATGGCACCAAACAAAGGCTACGCCTTAGCTCAGGAACTAATGGAGATTCCATCCATGTTCCAGTCTTTGAGCTGTAGCACACGGAGATGAAATGCTTTAATCTTCTTATCCAAATGGCAGTCAGCTGGAAGGACTGGGACACATGTCCATAAATGTCGACATCATTGGTGACTAACAAGGCATAATGGTGAGGAGGCATATATTCGAGGGTAGGAATCTTAAAGGTTTCACCAGTGAGAGGATTGCAAACACATAGCACATCCCTCGTGGCCTGACCATTGGCGTCTTTTGATTGGCGGTGGAGGACCAGGAAGCTGTCCTGGGATGCAATGGGCTTATAGAAGTTGAGGCTTGCACCAAGACCTGGAATGAAGGTCCCAAGGGATAATGGCTTGATAACACTGCGAGCGGATTTGCTGCCAAAAAATCGTGACAATTCTGACTTCCGCACAAAGCTTGGTGCCAAACAGCGGGTTTTGTCAATATGATGCTTCCAGAGCTCCGGGGAAGACTTTTTCTTGTCCTGGTAGAAGAAGCCAAGAAGGAGGGACGGGGTGAAGCCGTGGTCACCATGCCGCCTCCTTAGGCGATCAAGGAAAGTCGGGTCCTTGATGAGATTGCGCCAGAACTTGCAGGACGATGCCAGGCGGGCAAGGGAGGCTGGATCAGAGATGTGTGCCGGGATCTTGTACATGATGTCCATTGGAAGATGTGGTGCTGAGTAGTCGTCCTCCATTGGTCTCTTTTTTTTACAGTCTCCAATCTCCATTGGCCTTTCCCTGTAAAGAAAAGCAAGCCACGTGTGTTTATCCCATGAGTTAACTGATTGTCCCAAGGGAATTTATCATAGACTTTCTTAGGATGACTTAATAGAAAGATCTGATCGAAATATCCAAAAAAAAGTATTTGGAAGAACCCCCTAAGGAAAACTGCACATTCCAATTTAAATCATCATCCAGAATAATAGTAAGGCAGACTTGGAATATTCGACAAAGCTATGGTTATTTCCATAGAACCGCGATATAAGAGATGCGACACGCGATTCATGAAGCTACACGGTAAAAATCCATTCCACATTCATCAGCAGCGTTAGGGCTAATTTCTGATTAAAATATCAAACTGATTGAACTGGCATTAAATTACATTACATAGCAAGACATTCTTTTACTAGAAAACAGTTTGTATGGAAGGACACCAACATGGTCGTGAGCCAAACTTGGAAACATTAACAAGCAACGATTATTCTGCTGGAACCACAAACTGACAAACACATGGAACTGTATACCTATAACATATGACTAGTGATAATTATAGTGTACCAGTTTTGAATCTGGATTTGCTACCCTACCATTTGCTTACTGCCCAAACAACCGTTGGCTCAAAAACCACGGTTTATTTCTCCTCCCATGCATATCACTGCCAACCATCAAACAAACACGGACATAATCAGACGGCTAAGATCAACCGGATTTGCTCCCGTTTCCGGTGCACATGCCTGACTGGGCTTGTCAATAAAAAAAAAATCCTGATTGCTGCCGATGTCAAGAAAGTTCAGAAACTGATGTCACCTCATCACATGTATGTACGGCAATTCTGCAAGAGCTAGCACTTTGCAGTTTGTCTTATTTATTATACGCTAACATCATTACTCAATTGTAACCAATGTTAGCTAAAGTTTTATTCTGCTCCATAGAAGTGAAATATTTTTATTTCAGTCCACCATAAACTTTGTCTCAAGCTAATACAAGAGTATCTGTCAACTCTAAATAAATTTAGTTTCACAAAATAGCCCATATGTATGTACAGTACACAACCAGAGGACTCAAATGGAACTATGGATTAATGGAGCTCATGAAACAACATAGTATGTAAATAAAACTGCAGCTTTTATGGTGCACCAAAATTCACAAAATAGGCTTGCCTGTTGGAAGCTCAGTTCGATTTGTGCAAGTGATTTGCATCTTATTATGCAATTTATCATACGAGTTCACAGCTGTTGCAAATATATATACCACGAAATTTACTCGGGATCTGTGTACCGATCATACAGATCTATACACGTGCCTCCTACCAGTGACCGATGATTCGTGAGCCTATGCGGCCAGTAATAGCACAGCACGCCACTGTTCATCGCCGTTGCCGTTAGGGTTAGGTCTTCACCCAATATCCCCAGCTGAATAGCTGATCCAGCATCTCGTTACCCTACTGCGATCGAAATAAAACACTAGGCAACAACCCCACAGACACGGGATAAGTGGGGATTGGGGAGGAACTGCCAATCAATTTCGCTGGCTCGGGAGCAGACGGTTTATGGGGGTGGGGGGAGAACTAAGAGCAGCCATCAATCACGACGTATAATCCATCTGCCCCCAGATTGTTTCAGTAATACTACGTACAAGGCAACTTCGCAGTGGATAGATACCTAGGAAGAGCGGTACCTGGTCGCCGTCGCCGTGGGCGCCGCCGCGTTCGCGCCTGTGTGGCGTCTGTGTACGGGGAGAGGACGACAGAAATGGGGCCGGACGGCGATCACTAAGCAAGAAGCCTCAGTCGTGACGCCGTTGTACAAGAGGCATACGACGTGTACGGCCCGGTCCAAAGCctgttttttttagaaaaacggTCCACAGCCTGCTGAGACAGTATTTTGGGGTGCTCCTATTTACCGCATTATGCGGCAAACAGACGCCTCTACGCACAGACCGCGcgcaactgggccggcccattggaGTAAACCTCTTCGCGTTGTTCGGCGCAAAAAATCAGAACAAAAAAGAATGCGCAACCTGGAATTCGATCCCCAGATCTTCTGTTGTGGTCAGTACCGTGCTAGCCAGCCAAACCGTACACACAGATGTGAAATTCAGTAGCACCAAGTCTAAAGAACAAACTGCAGCAGCGTCATAACCATCACTCAATATTTTAAAAAACACAAACAATTTATTAAATTCCAATTTCTTTTCAAAATGCGAAAAATGGTTTGAAAGAACAAACAATATTTGAAAAGTTGGAACAACTTTTTGGAATTATGAAGATATATCAAAAAATGAGAACAAAAAAAATAAATTCCAAGCAATTAAAACACGAACAAAATCTGAAACTCCGAGCTTCTTTGAAAACGTGAATTTTTTTAGAAATTACGAACATTTTTAGGGAAAGCGCTTTTTTTGAAACTCTCAACTTTCTTAGAAACATGAATACATTttgaaattctgaacatttttttgaaagttTGAAGAATTTTTGAAAAAACGAACACCATTCTTATTCAAAACACAAACAAATTTACAGATTCCGAAAAAAATTAGTACAACAAAAAAATTGAAACGCTAAACTTTCTAGAAAACACGAACAATTCTTGAAATTGCGAACATATTTTGTAAACATGAACAAAATTTTGAAACtccaaacattttttgaaaacatgaacaaatTTCACAATTCAGAACTTTTTTGGTAATTGTGAACATAGAGCAGCATAAACCTTTAAGAAGCAACATCCAACCCAGATCCGACATATTTTTAGATCTTCGAACGCAATAGTTTTTGAAAAACCCTGAGTGTTTTATGAAACAAAAACTTTTCAACTTTGTAAAAAGAAATTTTTGCAAACAGAAACATTCAAAAATAGGAATATTTTATGAATTCCTAAACAAATTTCGGAACTAGAACTTTTTCTGAAATTCCCATACATATCTTACTTTGTGAACAAATTTCAAACTGAACATTTATTGAATGTCTGTACAAATTTGGAAAACAGCAACATTTTCTAAAATTCCCAATTTTTTTTGAATGTGTGAACAAAATTGAAAAACGTGAAAGTTATCTGAATTtgcaaagaaaattaaaaaagggaacatttttaaaatttgtgaatttttttaGAAATTCCTGAGCATTTTCTAATTCGTGAACAAATTTTAAAACACAAACACATTTTTAATTTGTGAACAATTTTGAAACgtgaatatttttgaatttttgaacTAATTTTGAAAATGCGAACAATTTCTTAAACCAAGCATTTATTAGTTTGTGAAGGTAATTGAAAAAGACGGACAGTTTTTGAAactttgaacattttttgaaaataagCAAACACATTTTGAAATTCTAAACTTTTGTGAAATTTTTGAACAAAAATTTGAAGACAGGGAcattttctgaaaaaaaaattgaaaatttCTGAAACAACAACG
This genomic window contains:
- the LOC120965408 gene encoding uncharacterized protein, coding for MEIGDCKKKRPMEDDYSAPHLPMDIMYKIPAHISDPASLARLASSCKFWRNLIKDPTFLDRLRRRHGDHGFTPSLLLGFFYQDKKKSSPELWKHHIDKTRCLAPSFVRKSELSRFFGSKSARSVIKPLSLGTFIPGLGASLNFYKPIASQDSFLVLHRQSKDANGQATRDVLCVCNPLTGETFKIPTLEYMPPHHYALLVTNDVDIYGHVSQSFQLTAIWIRRLKHFISVCYSSKTGTWMESPLVPELRRSLCLVPSSAAAYDGVISWLCDSWKQLSLTHVATLHTGNMELSYLELPPEAKRNKDPVLGSSADGGLLLLFMQGLRVSLWKHNSELGSDTSSWVLSERIDMRSSLPQRVVTLGIRGKVSLEMFRGKSGAVVLWVDGDGFFLFSLSDRSMRKIDCASVTKKYFLCPYEIDWLTCLAITNLVVDGSLSLDVERKKAQDRWRTLMGRNLTANGAS